Proteins encoded in a region of the Mesoflavibacter profundi genome:
- a CDS encoding CBS domain-containing protein, with protein sequence MGIKSFEAPKKGQQMVDDVSLKVKDYMTKDLITFKPNQTVEDVVETLIKNKISGGPVINDNNELIGIISEGDCIKQISESRYYNAPTQDSLVENHMIKNVETIDGNLNIFDAANKFLSAKRRRFPIVEDGKLVGQISQKDILKAAMQLKGHNWKP encoded by the coding sequence ATGGGAATTAAAAGTTTTGAAGCGCCTAAAAAAGGACAGCAAATGGTTGACGATGTATCGTTAAAGGTGAAAGATTATATGACTAAAGATTTAATAACTTTTAAACCTAATCAAACTGTAGAAGATGTCGTAGAAACGTTAATAAAAAATAAAATTTCTGGTGGACCAGTTATTAACGATAATAACGAATTGATAGGAATAATCTCTGAAGGTGATTGCATAAAACAAATTAGTGAAAGTAGATACTACAACGCACCAACACAAGATAGTTTGGTAGAAAATCACATGATTAAAAATGTTGAAACTATAGATGGAAACTTAAATATTTTTGATGCTGCCAATAAGTTTTTAAGTGCTAAACGTAGACGTTTTCCTATTGTAGAAGACGGTAAGTTAGTTGGTCAAATAAGCCAAAAAGATATTTTAAAAGCTGCGATGCAATTAAAAGGACATAATTGGAAACCTTAA
- a CDS encoding M28 family peptidase: MFKKLIAVLIICASVYLSFEALLPNKISNLDTPLTQFSTDRALVHLAEISKAPHYTGNKENERVRRYIISELEKLGLTTQTQEGYINSKWNNFTKPVNILARIKGESNSKALMLLTHYDSNPHSSIGASDAGSGVVTILEGLRAYLAEGNTPKNDIIVCITDAEELGLNGAELFVNKHPWAKDVGLVLNFEARGSGGPSYMLIETNGGNANLMKEFVAANPQYPVANSLAYSIYKMLPNDTDLTVFRRDGDIEGFNFAFIDDHFDYHTVKDNYQRLDRTTLEHQGTYLMPLLKHFSQANLNTVKSTEDNVYFNIPFFKTITYPFKWIMPMLIVAILLFFSIVVYGFRQKQLNTKDIGKGFVAYSFSLIFSGLLVFFGWQLILIIYPEYTEILHDFTYNGHTYIWLSVLITLSISFWVYSKLKKVNNLGNLLVAPLTFWIIICCLVALKLKGASFFVIPLYFGLLALFVLVKQYKPNLVLLAILTMPVLLIMSPFVKMFPVGLGLKILFVSAILVVLIFGLCLPVFGHLKHKTRWSFSFLILSIIAFLSAHFNSSFTEDRPKPNSLVYAIDSDTKTAYWATYDNNLDSYTKNFIDTTSNNNTLFNANTFGSKYGTGFSFTKKAPLKNIAEPTIQISKDTIIDKLRSYTICITPNRDIQRLEVFADSTMVFKKMVLNGVEITKENKEDNTVFKQRKNNRLFCYYTTDQNYLELDITVPIDQKTTLQLYEASNDLLENNLFTIPKRLSWMIPKPFVLNDAIIIKKTITID, encoded by the coding sequence ATGTTTAAAAAATTAATAGCAGTTTTAATTATATGTGCTTCTGTTTATTTAAGTTTTGAGGCTTTACTTCCTAATAAAATTTCAAATTTAGACACACCATTAACACAATTCTCTACAGATAGAGCTTTGGTGCATTTAGCCGAAATTTCTAAAGCGCCACATTACACAGGCAATAAAGAAAATGAACGTGTTAGACGTTATATTATTTCTGAACTTGAAAAACTAGGTTTAACTACCCAAACTCAAGAAGGTTACATAAATAGTAAATGGAATAATTTTACTAAACCTGTAAATATTTTAGCCCGAATTAAAGGCGAAAGTAATAGCAAAGCTTTAATGCTGTTAACACATTACGATAGTAATCCGCATTCGTCCATTGGAGCAAGTGATGCTGGATCTGGCGTTGTTACCATTTTAGAAGGTTTACGTGCGTATTTAGCTGAAGGAAACACACCAAAAAACGATATTATTGTTTGCATTACAGACGCTGAAGAATTAGGCTTAAATGGTGCCGAATTATTTGTAAATAAACATCCTTGGGCAAAAGATGTTGGTTTAGTTTTAAACTTTGAAGCTAGAGGAAGTGGCGGACCAAGTTATATGCTTATTGAAACTAATGGCGGAAATGCTAATTTGATGAAAGAATTTGTGGCTGCAAATCCGCAATATCCAGTAGCCAACAGTTTAGCCTATAGTATTTACAAAATGCTACCAAACGATACCGATTTAACCGTTTTTAGACGCGATGGCGATATTGAAGGTTTTAACTTTGCATTTATCGACGATCATTTTGATTATCACACAGTAAAAGATAATTACCAAAGGTTAGACAGAACAACTTTAGAGCATCAAGGTACTTACCTTATGCCATTACTAAAACACTTTAGTCAAGCCAATTTAAATACTGTAAAAAGTACTGAAGATAACGTTTACTTTAACATTCCGTTTTTTAAAACTATCACTTATCCTTTTAAATGGATTATGCCAATGTTAATAGTGGCTATACTACTGTTTTTTTCAATAGTAGTTTATGGATTTAGACAAAAGCAACTTAATACAAAAGATATTGGTAAAGGATTTGTTGCTTATAGTTTTTCTTTAATATTTTCTGGACTTTTGGTCTTCTTTGGTTGGCAATTAATTTTAATTATTTATCCAGAATACACCGAAATTTTACATGACTTCACCTATAATGGTCACACCTATATTTGGCTATCTGTTTTAATAACTTTAAGCATTAGTTTTTGGGTATACAGTAAGCTTAAAAAAGTAAACAATCTTGGTAATTTACTAGTTGCTCCACTAACGTTTTGGATAATTATTTGCTGTTTAGTGGCTTTAAAATTAAAAGGAGCAAGTTTTTTTGTAATTCCGTTATATTTTGGGTTATTAGCCTTATTTGTTCTTGTAAAACAATACAAACCTAATCTTGTTTTATTAGCCATTTTAACCATGCCCGTATTACTAATCATGTCTCCTTTTGTTAAAATGTTTCCTGTTGGATTAGGACTTAAAATTTTATTTGTTTCGGCAATATTAGTTGTACTTATTTTTGGATTATGCTTACCAGTTTTTGGACATTTAAAACATAAAACTAGATGGAGTTTTTCATTTTTAATACTTTCAATAATTGCATTTTTAAGTGCACATTTTAATTCTAGCTTTACTGAAGATAGACCAAAACCTAATAGCTTAGTCTACGCAATAGACTCTGATACAAAAACTGCTTATTGGGCTACTTACGATAATAATTTAGATAGCTACACTAAAAACTTTATAGATACTACTTCTAATAATAACACACTATTTAATGCTAATACATTTGGAAGTAAATATGGAACAGGATTTAGTTTTACTAAAAAAGCGCCTTTAAAAAACATAGCAGAACCAACCATACAAATAAGCAAAGACACTATAATAGATAAATTACGATCTTATACCATTTGCATTACACCTAATAGAGATATACAACGATTAGAAGTGTTTGCAGACAGCACAATGGTATTTAAAAAAATGGTCTTAAATGGTGTAGAAATCACAAAAGAAAACAAAGAAGACAATACTGTATTTAAACAACGAAAAAACAACCGTTTGTTTTGTTATTACACAACAGATCAAAACTATCTAGAGCTAGATATTACTGTACCAATAGATCAAAAAACAACACTTCAACTATACGAAGCGTCTAATGATTTGTTAGAAAATAATCTGTTTACAATACCTAAACGATTGTCTTGGATGATTCCAAAACCATTTGTTTTAAATGATGCCATAATTATAAAAAAAACCATTACAATAGATTAA
- a CDS encoding M13 family metallopeptidase: MKFNFKQLALLSALGGVVLVGCKEEKQPVEETAQLEVVPGINTDYMDTSVKPSEDFFKYVNGKWLETNEIPEDRTVWGSFNELRKKTDADALSILKDAMSNDKDIKSINVVPGSDQEKAVFYYQTIMDTVGRNKAGLDPVKPYLAKIEAINTIEDLQNYMIEMEPVGGGGLYGVGVGADPKDSNRNVAYLGGGSTGLPDRDYYVKDDADSKEKREKYVAHITRMLQYLGDTEEEAKEQAEQILAFETRLEEAKMDKVDRRDARKRYNPRSIEQVQKMVPEVDWKAFLSGVGLKDLDTVIVGDLGYFNRLHEVLADNNVDNWKSYLKWQTFNNAAGFLSTELETANWEFYGKELNGAKKQRPREERALGALNGTIGEALGKLYVDKKFPPEAKAKAEKMIQNVILAFENRIKNLEWMSEETKQKAIEKLQATTVKIAYPDKWKDYSELEIKSVEEGGSYLQNALNARAWNFKEDINKLDKPVDKSEWYMAPQIVNAYFNPAYNEIVFPAAILQPPFYNFNADDAVNYGGIGAVIGHEISHSFDDSGARYDKDGNLNNWWTDEDLKQFEELGSDLADQYSAIEVLPETNINGKFTLGENIGDLGGVLAAYDALQLSYEQDGRPTETIDGFTPEQRFFMSWATVWRTKMRDDALKTRIKTDPHSPGMTRAVQPLLNVDAFYEAFGIKEGDKMYIAPEDRVRIW, translated from the coding sequence ATGAAATTCAACTTTAAACAATTAGCTCTCTTAAGTGCTTTAGGAGGCGTTGTTCTTGTTGGTTGTAAAGAAGAAAAACAACCTGTAGAAGAAACAGCACAACTAGAAGTAGTTCCAGGAATAAATACAGATTATATGGATACATCTGTAAAACCAAGCGAAGACTTCTTTAAATACGTAAACGGTAAATGGTTAGAAACTAACGAAATTCCAGAAGACAGAACCGTTTGGGGAAGCTTTAACGAATTAAGAAAAAAAACAGATGCAGACGCATTATCAATTTTAAAAGATGCAATGTCTAATGATAAGGACATCAAATCTATAAATGTAGTTCCAGGTTCTGATCAAGAAAAGGCGGTTTTTTACTACCAAACTATCATGGATACCGTTGGTCGTAATAAAGCAGGATTAGATCCAGTAAAACCATATTTAGCAAAAATTGAAGCTATAAACACTATCGAAGACTTACAAAACTATATGATTGAAATGGAACCAGTTGGTGGTGGAGGATTATATGGTGTTGGCGTTGGAGCAGATCCAAAAGATAGTAATCGTAATGTAGCTTACTTAGGTGGCGGAAGTACAGGTTTACCAGATAGAGATTATTACGTTAAAGACGATGCAGACTCTAAAGAAAAAAGAGAAAAATACGTAGCTCATATTACAAGAATGCTACAATATTTAGGAGATACTGAAGAAGAAGCAAAAGAGCAAGCAGAACAAATATTAGCATTTGAGACGCGTCTTGAAGAAGCTAAAATGGATAAAGTAGATAGACGTGATGCTCGTAAAAGATATAACCCAAGATCTATAGAGCAAGTTCAAAAAATGGTTCCAGAAGTAGACTGGAAAGCATTTTTATCTGGCGTAGGACTAAAAGACTTAGATACAGTAATTGTTGGCGATTTAGGATATTTTAATAGATTACATGAAGTATTAGCAGACAACAACGTAGATAATTGGAAGTCTTACCTAAAATGGCAAACTTTTAATAATGCTGCAGGATTTTTAAGCACAGAATTAGAAACAGCTAATTGGGAATTCTACGGAAAAGAACTTAACGGAGCTAAAAAACAAAGACCAAGAGAAGAAAGAGCTTTAGGTGCTTTAAACGGTACTATTGGTGAAGCTTTAGGTAAATTATACGTTGACAAAAAGTTTCCGCCAGAAGCAAAAGCAAAAGCAGAAAAAATGATTCAAAACGTTATACTTGCTTTTGAAAATAGAATTAAAAATTTAGAGTGGATGAGTGAAGAAACTAAGCAAAAAGCTATAGAAAAACTTCAAGCAACTACCGTAAAAATTGCTTATCCAGACAAGTGGAAAGATTACTCTGAATTAGAAATAAAAAGTGTTGAAGAAGGTGGATCTTACCTACAAAATGCACTTAATGCAAGAGCATGGAATTTTAAAGAAGATATTAATAAATTAGACAAGCCAGTAGATAAGTCAGAATGGTATATGGCACCTCAAATTGTTAATGCATACTTTAATCCAGCATACAACGAAATTGTATTTCCTGCTGCAATTTTACAACCACCATTTTATAACTTTAATGCAGACGATGCTGTGAATTATGGAGGAATAGGTGCTGTAATAGGTCACGAAATATCTCATAGTTTTGACGATTCTGGAGCACGTTATGATAAAGATGGAAACCTAAATAACTGGTGGACAGACGAAGATTTAAAACAATTTGAAGAGTTAGGTTCTGATCTTGCAGATCAATATTCTGCTATCGAAGTTTTACCAGAAACCAATATAAACGGTAAATTTACTTTAGGTGAAAATATTGGTGATTTAGGTGGTGTTTTAGCTGCTTATGATGCTTTACAGTTAAGCTATGAGCAAGATGGTAGACCAACCGAAACTATAGATGGATTTACACCAGAACAACGCTTTTTTATGAGTTGGGCAACAGTATGGCGTACAAAAATGCGTGACGATGCTTTAAAAACAAGAATAAAAACAGATCCACATTCTCCTGGAATGACAAGAGCTGTACAACCTTTACTAAATGTAGATGCTTTTTATGAAGCATTTGGAATTAAAGAAGGAGACAAAATGTATATTGCTCCAGAAGATCGAGTTAGAATTTGGTAA
- a CDS encoding T9SS type A sorting domain-containing protein has protein sequence MKKIILLTLLLSITSVYSQFNQEAPWLKQLKASSENSKQQLTFNQIVNAFNDYWLDKDYTARGSGYKPFKRWESYWSNYVKQDGTLPTAKELWDTYLEVKNQSNTQRSNSIADASNWQPVGPFTHTNTGSWSSGQGRVNVIVKDPNNINTLYAGAPAGGIWKSTDSGSTWATTTDDLPQIGVSGIAVDYNNSDIIYIATGDDDAGDSYSVGVMKSTDGGQTWNTTGLNPGNSPTSMNDIYMHPTNSNILWVATNNGVFKTTDAGVTWSNQNSSGFSNGTAGINITDIKINPSNPNTIYAVSANRFYRSLDGGESFNVVTSGLPFSNISRYVLDVTPANPNVVYVLASDNGYSFLGLYKSSNSGASFTTVANQASVGDIFESTQTWFDMAMAVSDTNENEVYTGVLNIWKTSDGGNTFTKLNNWSSPFSSTYTHADIHYLRFFDGELFAGTDGGFYKSDNAGTSFTDLTAGMQISQFYRIAVSKQTSTKMVGGLQDNGGHAYSNGQWKNYYGADGMETAIDPNNSNNYYGFIQGGGGLYYSTNAGSNLTGAIGAPTGENGNWITPLAMSNNGELFAGYSSLYKLVGSDWSAVSSSFGTNIDVLEIDEINPDNIYVATNSTLRKSTTNGITFSTINTFSSNITSIEVNNTDNSIVYVTTSGPLGQVFKSTDGGNNFTSITSGLPAVTKNIIKHQALHSKNPLFLGTSLGVYRYDDDTLTWQLFNNSLPNVSVRDLEINLNDNNITAATYGRGIWQSAIPFEVPMDDIKLVAVNGISQLIECNATLAPDVEVFNNGQNTITSIDFVYTIDGTPNSFTWTGTLASQTALTIALPSFTLDKGLHTFNVTSNIANDAFAQNNDSETVNIKSTSTGTTLVVNTFETPQEELLVYDEGASSQYWERGLASGTVLNAFVNSTNVYGTNLSGQYANNTKSYLVSECFDLTTLVAPILKFDLAFQLEQDWDIMYVEYSINQGQDWNVLGTALDTNWYNSDTTSGENGTCYNCPGAQWTGSNTIMTQYSYDLTAFNSETSFMYRFVFHSDQSVTQEGVIIDNPVIEGSPLSISEFQNPSFNIYPNPSSGVFNIKTQVKDEFKITITDITGKVVLNKEKQFIDNTGVQIDLSKYQTGIYMLSLQSKTSQIFKKLIVK, from the coding sequence ATGAAAAAAATTATACTTTTAACTCTACTTTTAAGTATTACATCTGTTTATTCACAATTTAACCAAGAAGCACCTTGGCTAAAACAACTTAAAGCAAGCTCTGAAAATAGTAAGCAGCAACTTACATTTAATCAAATTGTTAATGCTTTTAACGACTATTGGTTAGATAAAGATTATACTGCAAGAGGTAGTGGGTATAAACCTTTTAAAAGATGGGAATCTTATTGGTCTAATTACGTTAAACAAGATGGGACTTTACCAACTGCTAAAGAATTATGGGATACTTATCTTGAAGTAAAGAATCAGTCTAATACACAAAGAAGCAACAGTATTGCAGATGCAAGTAATTGGCAACCTGTAGGACCTTTTACACATACAAATACAGGTTCATGGTCTTCTGGTCAAGGACGAGTTAATGTAATAGTTAAAGATCCTAATAATATAAATACTCTTTATGCAGGTGCACCAGCTGGTGGAATTTGGAAATCTACAGATTCTGGTAGTACATGGGCAACAACTACAGATGATTTACCTCAAATAGGAGTATCCGGAATAGCTGTAGATTATAATAATTCAGATATAATTTATATTGCTACTGGAGATGATGATGCTGGAGATTCTTACAGTGTTGGAGTAATGAAATCTACAGATGGAGGACAAACATGGAATACCACTGGATTAAATCCAGGAAACTCTCCAACTTCTATGAACGATATTTATATGCATCCTACTAATTCAAATATTCTATGGGTTGCTACAAATAATGGTGTTTTTAAAACTACAGATGCAGGTGTAACATGGTCTAATCAAAATTCTAGTGGATTTAGTAACGGGACTGCAGGTATTAATATAACAGATATTAAGATCAATCCTTCAAATCCAAATACGATATACGCTGTTTCAGCAAATAGATTTTATAGATCATTAGATGGTGGAGAAAGCTTTAATGTGGTGACTAGCGGTTTGCCTTTTAGTAATATTTCAAGATATGTTTTAGATGTTACTCCAGCTAATCCAAATGTAGTTTATGTTTTAGCTTCAGATAACGGATATTCTTTTTTAGGCTTATATAAATCTTCAAATTCTGGTGCAAGTTTTACAACAGTAGCAAATCAAGCATCTGTTGGTGATATTTTTGAATCAACTCAAACCTGGTTTGATATGGCTATGGCTGTTTCAGATACCAATGAAAATGAAGTTTATACTGGTGTTTTAAATATTTGGAAAACCAGTGATGGCGGTAACACATTTACAAAATTAAATAATTGGAGTTCTCCTTTTTCAAGTACGTATACACATGCAGATATTCATTATTTAAGATTTTTTGATGGTGAATTATTTGCCGGAACAGATGGTGGTTTTTATAAATCTGATAATGCAGGTACAAGTTTTACAGATCTTACCGCTGGTATGCAAATAAGTCAATTTTATAGAATAGCAGTATCTAAACAAACTTCTACTAAGATGGTTGGAGGATTACAAGATAATGGTGGTCATGCCTATTCAAACGGACAATGGAAAAATTATTACGGAGCAGATGGAATGGAAACAGCAATAGATCCAAATAATTCTAATAACTATTACGGATTTATTCAAGGTGGTGGCGGTTTGTATTATTCTACCAACGCTGGATCTAATTTAACTGGTGCAATTGGAGCGCCTACTGGAGAAAATGGTAATTGGATTACACCGCTTGCAATGAGTAATAATGGCGAATTATTTGCAGGATATTCTAGTCTTTATAAATTAGTTGGTAGCGATTGGTCTGCTGTTTCTTCTTCTTTTGGAACAAATATAGACGTGTTAGAAATAGATGAAATAAATCCAGATAACATCTACGTAGCAACTAATTCTACACTAAGAAAAAGTACAACTAATGGTATTACTTTTTCTACAATAAATACTTTTTCTTCAAATATCACATCTATCGAAGTTAATAATACAGATAATTCTATTGTTTATGTAACAACTTCTGGTCCATTAGGTCAAGTGTTTAAATCTACAGATGGAGGAAATAATTTTACTAGCATAACAAGTGGTTTACCTGCGGTAACAAAAAATATTATAAAGCATCAAGCACTTCATTCTAAAAACCCATTATTTTTAGGAACAAGTTTAGGTGTTTATAGATATGATGATGATACTTTAACTTGGCAATTATTTAATAATAGTCTACCTAATGTATCGGTAAGAGATTTAGAAATTAATTTAAACGATAATAACATTACTGCTGCAACTTATGGTAGAGGTATATGGCAATCTGCAATTCCGTTTGAAGTTCCAATGGACGATATAAAATTAGTAGCTGTAAATGGAATAAGTCAATTAATAGAATGTAATGCTACTTTAGCTCCAGATGTGGAAGTATTTAATAATGGACAAAATACAATTACAAGTATAGATTTTGTTTACACAATAGATGGTACACCAAATTCATTTACTTGGACAGGTACGTTAGCAAGTCAAACAGCGTTAACAATTGCTCTGCCTTCATTTACTTTAGATAAAGGGTTACATACCTTTAATGTTACTTCTAATATTGCTAATGATGCGTTTGCACAAAATAATGATTCTGAAACGGTAAATATTAAATCTACATCTACAGGAACAACTTTAGTAGTAAACACATTTGAGACACCACAAGAAGAACTTCTTGTTTATGATGAAGGCGCATCATCTCAATACTGGGAAAGAGGTTTAGCAAGTGGTACTGTATTAAACGCATTTGTAAACAGTACAAATGTTTACGGGACTAATTTGTCAGGACAATATGCTAATAACACAAAAAGTTATTTAGTTTCAGAATGTTTTGATTTAACAACATTAGTAGCACCAATTTTAAAGTTTGATTTAGCGTTTCAACTAGAACAAGATTGGGATATAATGTATGTAGAATATTCGATTAATCAAGGTCAAGACTGGAATGTGTTAGGTACAGCATTAGATACAAATTGGTATAATAGCGATACAACTTCAGGAGAAAATGGTACTTGTTATAACTGTCCTGGTGCACAATGGACTGGATCTAATACAATTATGACTCAATATTCATATGATTTGACTGCATTTAATTCAGAAACAAGTTTTATGTACAGATTTGTATTTCATTCCGATCAATCTGTAACTCAGGAAGGAGTAATTATAGATAATCCAGTGATAGAAGGTTCGCCTTTAAGTATTTCTGAATTCCAAAATCCTAGTTTTAATATCTACCCTAATCCATCTTCAGGTGTTTTTAATATTAAGACTCAAGTGAAAGATGAGTTTAAAATTACAATTACTGATATCACAGGAAAAGTAGTATTAAATAAAGAAAAACAATTTATAGATAACACAGGTGTACAAATAGATTTAAGTAAATATCAAACTGGTATTTATATGTTAAGTTTACAATCTAAAACCAGTCAAATCTTTAAAAAACTAATTGTTAAATAA
- a CDS encoding nuclear transport factor 2 family protein: MKTQHYLTILFTFFLIIVHGQDTLKHKINNIIDDWHNAASKADFNAYFNLMTEDAVFIGTDASENWQLEEFKTFCKPYFEKGKAWSFKALQRNVYLNKSENLAWFDELLDTQMEICRGSGIMELTNDGWKVKHYVLSITIPNPDVKQVVRIKQEADSIYKEKLLNKTE, encoded by the coding sequence ATGAAAACACAACACTATTTAACAATCTTATTTACTTTTTTTTTAATAATCGTTCATGGACAAGACACTTTAAAACATAAAATAAATAATATAATTGACGATTGGCATAACGCTGCATCTAAAGCCGATTTTAACGCTTACTTTAATCTAATGACAGAAGATGCTGTATTTATTGGTACAGATGCTTCCGAAAATTGGCAATTAGAAGAATTTAAAACATTTTGTAAACCTTATTTTGAAAAAGGAAAAGCATGGTCTTTTAAAGCTTTACAACGAAATGTGTATTTAAATAAATCTGAAAATTTAGCATGGTTTGACGAGCTGCTAGATACACAAATGGAAATTTGTAGAGGATCTGGAATAATGGAACTTACAAATGATGGATGGAAAGTAAAACATTATGTGTTATCTATAACCATTCCTAATCCAGATGTAAAACAAGTTGTAAGAATTAAACAAGAAGCAGATAGTATTTACAAAGAAAAGCTTTTAAATAAAACCGAATAA
- a CDS encoding NAD-dependent epimerase/dehydratase family protein — protein sequence MSEKILIIGACGQIGSELTYKLREIYGNQNVIASDINYNNLELVNSGTFEIIDAMDYASLKICCEKHNIDTIYLMAAILSATGEKYPMKAWDLNMQSLFHVLNLAKAKAVKKIFWPSSIAVFGPTTPKQDTPQRTVMEPTTVYGITKQVGERWCEYYHEKYDVDVRSLRYPGLISWKTLPGGGTTDYAVEIYHEALKTNSYECFLSEDTELPMMYMDDAIDATIKLMTANPEQVKIRSSYNLSGISFTPKQIANSIRKQLPEFKITYKPDFRQNIANSWPSSINDSNARKDWNWKHNFDLDNITNQMLSNLKSKRTD from the coding sequence ATGAGTGAAAAAATATTAATTATAGGAGCTTGTGGACAAATTGGATCTGAGTTAACCTATAAACTTAGAGAAATATACGGCAACCAAAATGTTATTGCTAGTGATATAAATTACAATAATCTTGAATTAGTTAACTCTGGTACTTTTGAGATTATAGATGCTATGGATTATGCTTCACTTAAAATATGCTGTGAAAAACATAATATAGATACCATTTATCTTATGGCTGCAATACTAAGTGCAACCGGAGAAAAATACCCAATGAAAGCATGGGATTTAAATATGCAATCCTTATTTCATGTTCTAAATTTAGCAAAAGCTAAAGCAGTTAAAAAAATCTTTTGGCCTTCTAGTATTGCTGTATTTGGACCTACAACACCTAAACAAGATACGCCACAACGTACAGTTATGGAGCCAACTACTGTTTATGGTATTACTAAACAAGTTGGAGAACGATGGTGCGAATATTACCACGAAAAATACGATGTAGATGTTAGAAGCTTAAGATATCCAGGATTAATTAGTTGGAAAACCTTACCTGGTGGAGGAACTACAGATTATGCTGTAGAAATTTACCATGAAGCTTTAAAAACTAACAGTTACGAGTGTTTTTTATCTGAAGACACAGAACTACCAATGATGTATATGGATGATGCGATAGATGCTACAATTAAATTAATGACCGCAAATCCAGAACAAGTAAAAATAAGATCTTCTTACAATCTATCTGGAATTAGTTTTACACCAAAACAAATTGCTAATTCTATAAGAAAACAACTACCAGAATTTAAAATAACTTACAAACCAGATTTTAGACAAAATATAGCAAACTCTTGGCCTAGTAGTATAAATGATTCTAATGCAAGAAAAGACTGGAATTGGAAACACAACTTTGATTTAGATAATATCACAAATCAAATGCTTAGCAATCTTAAATCTAAAAGAACTGATTAA